CACGCTCCAACATGCGCGCCACGGTGTACTGCGAAGCCAGGCGGATGAAGTCGGCAGGTGTCAGCGTATCCATCCAGGTGGAGTTGAACGCGACTTCGGTCTTTGCCGGGTCAAGAATCTTGAAAACCTGCTGCTTGTAGGTTTCGGCATTGTCCAGCACCTGCTCGCGGGTGAGCGGGGGGCGCGTAGCGCTCTTGCCGCTCGGGTCACCGATCATGCCGGTGAAGTCACCGATCAGGAAGATGACCTGATGCCCCAGCTCTTGGAACTGGCGCAGCTTGTTAATCAGTACCGTGTGCCCCAGGTGCAGGTCGGGCGCAGTCGGGTCGAAGCCTGCCTTGATACGCAGAGGCTGGCCGCGCTTGAGCTTCTCGACCAGTTCCGACTCGACCAACACCTCTTCCGCACCGCGCTTGATAAGCGCCAGCTGCTCTTCAACCGACTTCATAGACAGACCCGCAAGGCTCAGATTCAAAGGGAGCCAACCATACAAGATCGGCCATCAAATACAAGTTTTGCAATGGAATGTGACCTGACCGCAACCCTGCGGCGTCTACGCGCCCTTGCGTGAAAATGGATTTGGTTATATTTTATACAGTTATTTCATCTTCATCATGTCATTCATCTTTTCCATATTCACTTTTCTTCAAAGTCACCACGCTTATGACCAACGAAACGCCTAAAGCGCCACCGCTTTATCCGAAAAGCCATCTGTTGGCCGCCAGCGGCATTGCCGCGCTGCTCAGCCTGGCCCTGCTGGTATTCCCCTCCAGCGAAGTCGAAGCCAAGAAAACCACCCTCAGCCTCGAGCTTGAAAGCCCAGCCGAGCAGTTGAAGGACGAAACCAACGCCGCTCCCTTGGTACAGACCGGCACCGATCAAGGTTCACCGTTCGCACAGATCGAAGGCGCCGAACCCAAAACGGAACAGGCGACCCAAGATGCACCCTCCACCGAGGCAAAACCTGAAGCCAAGGAGCCTGGCCACCGCGAGGTAACCGTAGCGCGTGGCGATACCTTGTCGACACTGTTCGCCAAGGTAGGCCTGCCAGCCAACGTGGTTCATGACGTTCTGGCGAGCAACAAGCAAGCCAAGCAGTTCAGCCAGCTCAAACATGGCCAGGTGTTGCAGTTCGAACTGGACAAGGATGGCCAACTGGCCAGCCTGCACAGCAAAGTCAGCAACCTCGAAACCATTCGCCTGAACAAAACTGAAAAGGGCTACACCTTTGACCGCGAAATCAGCAAGCCTGTAGTGCGCACCGCCTATGCTCACGGCGTGATCAAAAGTTCCCTGTCAGCATCCGCCCAACGTGCAGGGCTGTCGCACAGCCTGACCATGGACATGGCGCGAGTGCTGGGCTACGACATCGACTTCGCTCAGGACATCCGCCAAGGCGACGAATTTGACGTGGTCTTCGAGCAGAAGGTCATGGACGGCAAAGTCGTCGGCACCGGCAACATTCTGTCCGCCCGCTTCACCAACCGCGGCAAAACCTACACCGCCGTGCGCTACACCAACAAGCAGGGCAACACTAGCTACTACACCGCTGACGGCAATAGCCTGCGCAAGGCATTCATCCGCACCCCGGTTGACTTTGCGCGCATCAGCTCGCGCTTCTCCGCCGGCCGTAAACACCCGATTCTGAACAAGATCCGGGCGCACAAGGGTGTCGACTACGCAGCCCCGCGCGGTACGCCTATCAAAGCAGCAGGCGACGGCCGCATTGAACTGGCCGGCCGACGTGGCGGCTACGGCAATACCGTCATCATTGCCCACGGCAACAGCTACAAGACGCTTTACGGCCACATGCAAGGCTTCGCCAAAGGCATCAAGACCGGCAGCAGCGTAAAGCAGGGGCAAATCATTGGTTACATCGGCACCACCGGCCTGTCCACTGGCCCGCATCTGCACTATGAGTTCCAGGTAAATGGTGTACACGTCGACCCGCTGAGCCAGAAGGTACCAATGGCAGACCCGATCGCCAAAGCCGAGCGCCAGCGCTTCCTGCAGCAGAGCCAACCACTGATCGCACGCATGGATCAGGAAAAGGCTACGCAGCTCGCTGCAAACAAGCGCTGATCCTATGGCGCTCTACTTGGGGGTGATGTCCGGCACAAGCCTTGATGGCCTGGACGTCGCCCTGATCAAGCAAGGCGAGCAGCTCAAACTGCTCGCTTCCCACTACCTTCCCATGCCCTCCGATCTACGCCAGGAACTGCTCAGCCTTTGCAGCAGTGGCCCTGACGAGATTGCCCGGGCAGCTCTTGCTGAAAACCGCTGGGCCAGCCTCGCAGCCGAAGGTATAACGCAACTACTCGCTCAGGAAGGGTTACAGCCCACTGATATCCGCGCAATTGGCAGCCATGGCCAGACCATACGCCATGAGCCTGCCCGCGGCTTCACAGTGCAGATTGGCAACCCCGCGTTGCTCGCTGAGCTCACTGGTATCAGCGTGGTCGCAGACTTCCGCCGGCGCGATGTGGCGGCTGGCGGCCAGGGAGCGCCGCTAGTGCCGGCGTTCCACGACTCGCTGTTCAGCCATATAGGCAAACACGTCGCAGTCTTGAACGTAGGAGGGTTCAGCAATCTCAGCCTGCTGCAGCGGGATAAGCCCGTGCATGGCTTCGACTGCGGCCCCGGCAACGTTCTGCTGGATGCCTGGATTGAACGCAAACGTGGGCTGACCTTCGATGCCGGCGGTGCTTGGGCTGCCAGCGGCAAAGTCCAACCCGATTTGCTAGAGGCAATGCTGAGCGACCCGTTCTTTGCTGGCAGTGGCCCTAAAAGTACGGGACGCGAAGTGTTTAACCTGCCTTGGCTGGACAGCCATCTTGCAGAGTTGCCGGCTTACCGTGGCGAGGATGTGCAAGCGACGCTGCTGGAATTGACGGCGCGCTCCATCATCGAGTCGCTGAACAATGCCCAGGAAAACACCGAGGCACTGTTGGTATGCGGCGGCGGAGCCCGAAACGGGGCTCTGATGTCACGCCTGGCTGCATTGCTACCAAACGCCAAGGTTTCCACCACTGGCGCCTA
The genomic region above belongs to Pseudomonas sp. PSKL.D1 and contains:
- a CDS encoding peptidoglycan DD-metalloendopeptidase family protein; the protein is MTNETPKAPPLYPKSHLLAASGIAALLSLALLVFPSSEVEAKKTTLSLELESPAEQLKDETNAAPLVQTGTDQGSPFAQIEGAEPKTEQATQDAPSTEAKPEAKEPGHREVTVARGDTLSTLFAKVGLPANVVHDVLASNKQAKQFSQLKHGQVLQFELDKDGQLASLHSKVSNLETIRLNKTEKGYTFDREISKPVVRTAYAHGVIKSSLSASAQRAGLSHSLTMDMARVLGYDIDFAQDIRQGDEFDVVFEQKVMDGKVVGTGNILSARFTNRGKTYTAVRYTNKQGNTSYYTADGNSLRKAFIRTPVDFARISSRFSAGRKHPILNKIRAHKGVDYAAPRGTPIKAAGDGRIELAGRRGGYGNTVIIAHGNSYKTLYGHMQGFAKGIKTGSSVKQGQIIGYIGTTGLSTGPHLHYEFQVNGVHVDPLSQKVPMADPIAKAERQRFLQQSQPLIARMDQEKATQLAANKR
- a CDS encoding anhydro-N-acetylmuramic acid kinase, whose product is MALYLGVMSGTSLDGLDVALIKQGEQLKLLASHYLPMPSDLRQELLSLCSSGPDEIARAALAENRWASLAAEGITQLLAQEGLQPTDIRAIGSHGQTIRHEPARGFTVQIGNPALLAELTGISVVADFRRRDVAAGGQGAPLVPAFHDSLFSHIGKHVAVLNVGGFSNLSLLQRDKPVHGFDCGPGNVLLDAWIERKRGLTFDAGGAWAASGKVQPDLLEAMLSDPFFAGSGPKSTGREVFNLPWLDSHLAELPAYRGEDVQATLLELTARSIIESLNNAQENTEALLVCGGGARNGALMSRLAALLPNAKVSTTGAYGVDPDWVEAMAFAWLAHCCLEGIPANRPSVTAAKGLRVLGAIYPA